The genomic DNA ATTACTTTCTGAGATGCCCAGCACTTCTGACATCTCGCGATAACTCATCTCATCGAGATAAAGCAGCACCAGAGCCGCATCGCCCTTGGGGAGTTGAGAGATCGCCTTATAAAGCTGGTCCACGACTTCCTGCTGTTGAACCTGTTGAATTCCGAAATTGCTATCAGAGATTATCTGGACTTCCAGCAAAGGCTTCTGTAACGATCGACGTGGCTTATCTTTGCGCTGCCAGTTCATGGCCGTTTGCAAAGCGACTCGATAAAACCAGGTCGCTGGAGCCGACTTCCGCTCAAACTTCGCCAGTGATTGCCACGCCTGCAAAAGAATTTCCTGAGCCAGATCCTGACACTCTTCACTGGTCAACGTGTAAGCCCGCGCGACCTTCATCACCGCAGAGCTATGCTCCTGCAGCCAGGCCATGAACAGTGATTTTTGATCGTCATCAAGCAATGCAAAACCTTCTTTCAAAGGTATTGGTAACTTGAATCAGCTGAAACTTACAGGAAAAGCAAATAATTTAAGCAGAACTGCCCGGCAGATTTCCTGCGAAGTGCAAAGAGAGACAACGCATCAAATGACCATCGGCGGAACTCTTTTTGCTGACATGAAGGAGAACGAAGTAATCCCATCGCAAGTTCAGTCAATGACGAAGCAAGAGAGACTCATAACGCAATATTCTTGCGTCTCAATTTCCCCTGGATCACACGGGAAATAATTTACCACATCGACTTGAAGGGATTGAGTGCAAGGAGCCCCATTCATCTGACCTGCGGCCAACTTCTACCCAGGGAGAAAGAAGTAAAGCATCCCAAACCTCTAGTACCTCGATTCATTTGATTTTGTCTGTTGATCAATTTTGAGTAATGAATTATTCCTCGCATGTCTGTTTTGATTCAGGGAGGAATCGCGATGAATAAGAAGTATGTGGTGCGGTTGGATTCGGCAGAGCGGGATTTACTGGAGGCCATCGTTCTCAAGGGGAAGGCGGCGGCTTACAAAATTAAGCATGCTCATATCCTGCTCAAGGTGGATGCCGAGGGACCTGGCTGGTCGGATGAGAAAACAGCCGAAGCATTCGGGTGTCATCTCAACACGGTCAAGAATGTCCGGCAGCGACTTGTGGAAGGAGGGCTGGAAACGGCCCTGGAGCGAAAGAAACAGGAGCGTCCCTCCCGTCAGCCCATTTTTGATGGCGAGAAAGAAGCTCGGTTGATCGCAACATCCTGTAGCCAGGCGCCGGAAGGCCGTGCGGCCTGGACGTTGGAGTTACTGGCCGATCGGATGGTCGAGTTGGAAATTGTGGAGAGCGTGTCACCGACAACAGTTGGTCGGACGCTGAAAAAAACGAGTTGCAGCCTCATCGCCGCAAATGCTGGGTGATTCCTGCCAAAGAGAATGGCGAGTTTGTTGCTCGGATGGAAGATGTGCTGGACATTTATCAGTGGGAGTACGACGAAGAATATCCGGTGGTGTGTATGGACGAGCAACCGATGCAACTGATCAAAGAAACCCGGCAGCCGCTTCCCTGTGAACCGGGGAAGCCTGCCCGATATGACTACGAGTACGAACGAAACGGAACCGCCAACCACTTTCTGTTTACCGAACCGAAAGCGGGCTGGCGAAAAGTGAGCGTGCGTCCGACCAAGACGCGTCGCGACTGGGCCACCGAGATCAAAGCGTTGCTCGATGAAGAGTATCCGAATGCGGAAATGGTGATTCTGGTTTGCGACAATCTGAATACTCACACCGTGGGGGCGTTGTATGAAACATTTGAACCGGCTGAGGCGAAGCGCCTGGCCGACAGGATCGACATCCGATACACGCCCAAACATGGGAGTTGGCTGAATGTCGCCGAGATCGAATTGAGCGTGTTGACCAAACAATGTTTAACGCGACGCATCCGAGATATTGAAACATTGAGCCGCGAAGTGACAGCTTGGATGAACCATCGCAACGAAAGCCAATCGGGTGTCGACTGGCACTTTACAACCAGCGAGGCTCGTATCAAACTCAAACGCTTGTACCCACAATATCAAATGAATTGAGGTACTAGAGCATATTTACAAAATTACCTTCAGCGTTCTGCAGGGGCAAACACATCGTTTTTAGGACATTTGATGTCCATGCGACTGCAGATACCATTTGAAAATGGTCTAAAAACGCGAACAGTCAATTATGCAACGCGTTTTTGTTTGACTGCTTGAAGACGAGCATTAATGCAATTGTTTTGCAGAGATTCCAGCACACGATCGGCTACCTGAACCGCCTGCAAACCGGCTTTACCATCGACGCGGGGTTGTGTGTTGTTGCGGACGCAGTTGGTGAATTCGAGGAGTTCTGCGGTGAGGGCATCTTCCTCTGAAGCCTGAATGGTTTCGGTTTCGATGAATTCTCCAAACACACGGGTCCGCAATTCTGCGACATCTTCTCCGGCTCGCATGCGGTCTTCCATGGCTGGACCGGTCAACATTGAATGAGTAGGCCGCTGGATGGAAACCTGACGCGTGTGTAAATCGGCGGTGAGGTTTTCAGTGCTTGTCCAGACACTCAAACTCCGGCGCGGTTCCGGATTCACTCGGCTGGCTGTGATGTCGGCAATGCTGCCACCGGGAAACTGCAAGCGTGCCTGGACGGTATCTTCATGAGCGCCCATGATTTGCGAGCCAAACGCTTCGACTTTGGTTGGCATGGTGCCCGTTAAGTGGAGAATCAATTCGATATCGTGAATCATCAAATCGTGAATCACGCCGATGTCGAGGGAGCGGAATGGAAACGGACTGAGCCGTTCTGCCCGTAGATAGCGTGGAACCGATGTGAGGGAATCACACAGCAATTCGAAAGCCGGGTTGAAGCGTTCGATGTGACCAACCTGCAAAACACAATCGTGATCGAGGGCCAGCTCAATCAGCTCCTGAGCCTGAGCGACATCGGCAGTGAGCGGTTTTTCAACCAGGATATGCTTGCCCTGCTTCAAACAGTTCGAGGCAATTTCATGATGCAGGAACGTTGGTGCGACCAGGGTGACGGCATCGCATTGATCGATGATTTCAGAATACTCGGTCACCCAGTCGGTTTGATGTTGTTCGGCAACCGCCTGAGCTTGAGCGGCATTGGGATCGGCAACCGCGATTAAATCGACCCCCTCCATATTTGCCAGAATTCGTGCATGATGACGCCCCAATGCGCCGACACCGATGACAGCCATGCGAATTTTATGTAATTGACTCATCTCAATTCCTCTCAACTCAAAATACTTACAAGTTAGATTTGTCTTTTTACTACCTGTTCCCAAAGGGGACTTTGGAAACGAGTCTAATTCTATAATTTCAAGCAGCTTTAATCGTTTGTTGACTTTGATACGGAACCATTTGTTTCAGTCGTCTGGCCAGCTGATGATTGTGTCGATGTCCGCTGCGAAACGCGCGAATGTGTCCTTGAACATCACATCCGCAAAGTGCGAGGTCTCCCAGGCAATCCAGAAGTTTGTGTCGGGCACATTCGTTGTGTGCCCTTAATGAATTTCCAACAGGGCCATTCTCGCCGTAGACGAGTAAGTCAGCGGTAGTCACCTTCTGACCATAACCCTGTCGCTGCAGATACTCAATTTCCTGTTCGAGCACAAATGTGCGTGCCGCAGCAATTTTTGTCACAAAGGTCTCGGGTGTAATACTGAAATCAGCCAGCTGTGGAAGAATGCAGGAGTTGAGACCATAATTCAAATCGTAACTGATTCGAAGTCCACTGAAGTAGGGGGCTGTCGAAATGATCGCATCCCCTTCTTCAACTGTATTTTCTTCATTGATGACAATAATGTTCCGTTTTGCGGATTGAGAAATCGGCTGGCCATCGAGTAATGCAGCCGCATAGGGTAGGGCGGAACCATCACAACCGGGAAGCTCGGGGCTGTTTACCTGAATCCTGCAATTATCAATCTGTAATCCAGCCAGAGCAGCCATCACATGTTCAATCATTTCCACCGAAGCCGTCCCATTGACGAGTTTAGTGCGACGTTCTTCGGCTGCAATAAAATCGATATCGGCTGGAATCTGAGGATGACCTGGCAAATCGATTCGCTCGAAAACGATTCCTGTATTCTCCTCAGCCGGGAGAAAGGTCACGGTGACATCGGCATTCGTGAACAGCCCGAATCCCTGGACGGAGGTCGTCTTTGAAATCGTCTGCTGATATCGATCTTGTTTCATTCGTCACTCCTTGACGATGTTGATCATTAATGACAATCTGTAATAAATTGTCAGGCCGTAGCCTACTGGTTGAGTTCATCATTCAAACAAGCACTGCTGGGCAGGCCAGCTGTGGCACACCTCTCTGACACACTCGCTTGCGCTTCTTGCTTGTACGGGTGTCAAAATTCGTCAGGTCGTGCCTGAACGATGTACGCAACGCTGTCCCCTCGCTGACGCTTCGGGGTTTTGTTTATATAAAAAAACGAGCCGATACGCACGATGGCATCGACTCGTTTTGTTCATAGCCTGAGAACTCCCAGGGGGGATTTGATTATCATTTCACTGGAAATGAAATCAACTTAATTATTTAACAGGATTGCCAGGAGCTTCTGCAGTGGCAGGACCGTACTTCTGGTTGAGGTACTTCAAGACGGCATCGGTAATGTCGATCTTGCTGTTGTGCCAGATCACCTGACGATTCATGTTCTGAATCAGTTCCTGTGCATTGTCGGTTTCGTCGACACCATCACGGCTGAAACGAATGATGACATCGTAGTTGTAGTAAGAGGCATACTGTCCAACAGCGGCGACAACTTCCATGTAAACGTCTTTGTAAATCTTAGATTCACGACGCAGGAAATCACGCTGTTGAGTTTTGCGGAATGCTTCGAACTGAGTTGATTGTGAAATCAACTGAGATTCCAGCTTCTGGTACTCAGGAGTACCTTCTGTGTAGGTTCCATCTTTGAGAGTCTTCTGCAGAGCCTGCAGCTGTTCGCTCATCGACTTGGCTTTTTCATCACTGGCTTTGATGTCGTTTCGCAGCTGATCACGCATGTCAGAAAATTTGCGGTAATCCTTGAACAACGTCGCCATATCAATCAGACCCACATTTCGCTTGGGTTGATCGGCACCAGGCTGCTGGGCCTGCGTGGTCGAAACGTTGGCGGTCAGGGATACAATGAACCCCAGACACAGGGTCAAGAGAGTCAATCGTTTCACGTCAGGCACTCCTTTGCTAGTCGTCGTAACGTCAGACCGTGAATTCGGTCCTCAATTTTGTTCGAATATGTGCTCCATGCACAAATCATTTCGGATCATTCACCGCCCGCATCAATGTCATCCAAGACATTCATCACGTGCGATGAGGCGAACTTTCGCAAGTTCAGCCATTGGAGTCAAGACGAGTGTTTGAAGAATCAATATTTGCAGATATGACATTTTCGCCAGAAAATAGGATTGCTCGCAACCAAACGTACAGGAACGTTTCGCCAATTGCAGACTGAGCCTATACCGTGTTCCAAAAGTAGAACGGAAAACAATCATATCTGGGTGGCGGGGGCGCTCTCGAAGAGAAGCCCCCGAATCGTCGAGCTTCCGGGGGCTTCCGCTGAAGCGGAGCGCCCCCGCCACCCTGCAGTTGTGGGTTGGGTTAGCGGAACGCGTAACCCAACCCACGATCTACTTGCACTGGCAAAGCCAGTGGCACACAACCCAACGTTTAAATGGAACAATTCACCAGAAATTCCTGATAAACGAAAAAAGGCGTAGCAATGTAAAATCACTACACCTTCAACTGTAAACCATCAACCTTCAACCCAACATTACTTCATCAACTCAGGCGGAGGGTCTGACAGGAAGATGTTTCTTTTGATTTCATCAGCCAGCGGACGCCGAACAGGACGGATGACACGGAAGCCAACATGCAGCGCATCGGTATGATACCACATACTTTTGGGAAGTTGTGGATCGCGGACTTTCCAGAGCGGATCGGACTTTTGTCGTGAGGCACTGCGGAGGAAATCGGGATCGTCGTACCAGGAACCGCCGCGGACAACACGGGGATAGAGTGTCTTTACGACAGCGACCGGGTTGAGAGTTGGTTTATCGGTCGGGAATGTCGAATAGAAATCGGAGATGTATTGATCCTGAGTCCACTCGGCAACATTGCCGTGCATATCGTGCAGGCCCCAGGGGTTCGGCTTTTTCTGTCCGACTTTCTGATAGACTTCGTCGACATTGTCGTAGTACCAGGCGTACTCGTCGAGCATCTCGGGATCATCGCCAAAAGAATACGCAGTGGTGGTGCCAGCGCGACATGCGTATTCCCATTCGGCTTCGGTTGGTAAGCGATAATAGTCGCCCGTGATTTCCGTCAGCCATTCGCAGTAAGCTTTGGCTGCCAGTTGAGTCATGCAAATGGCAGGATAGCCATCGTGTCCCATACCGAAGGTCATATCACGATACTCTTTGGTTGGACGCGTCATCGCATCGGCTTTCGTGTCTTTCTCATTCGCATCCAGACCGGCCAGTTCCCGGCGTTGAACATCGAGTTTGTAGCGGAAGGTATCGTACTCGTCCCAGGTCACTTCGCATTTGCCCATCCAGAAGGGTTCGACCGTGACAGGATGCTGAGGGCCTTCGTCTTCCTGACGGTCGGCTTCATCTTCCGGGCTACCCATTTCGAAGGTGCCGCCGGGAATGGGCAGCATTTCGAAAGCGACTTCGGTGTAGGGAAGTTCGACCGTATAAGCATCGAACTTCACCTTATCAGCTGCGGGTGTCTTG from Rubinisphaera italica includes the following:
- a CDS encoding Gfo/Idh/MocA family protein; the encoded protein is MSQLHKIRMAVIGVGALGRHHARILANMEGVDLIAVADPNAAQAQAVAEQHQTDWVTEYSEIIDQCDAVTLVAPTFLHHEIASNCLKQGKHILVEKPLTADVAQAQELIELALDHDCVLQVGHIERFNPAFELLCDSLTSVPRYLRAERLSPFPFRSLDIGVIHDLMIHDIELILHLTGTMPTKVEAFGSQIMGAHEDTVQARLQFPGGSIADITASRVNPEPRRSLSVWTSTENLTADLHTRQVSIQRPTHSMLTGPAMEDRMRAGEDVAELRTRVFGEFIETETIQASEEDALTAELLEFTNCVRNNTQPRVDGKAGLQAVQVADRVLESLQNNCINARLQAVKQKRVA
- the lpxC gene encoding UDP-3-O-acyl-N-acetylglucosamine deacetylase is translated as MKQDRYQQTISKTTSVQGFGLFTNADVTVTFLPAEENTGIVFERIDLPGHPQIPADIDFIAAEERRTKLVNGTASVEMIEHVMAALAGLQIDNCRIQVNSPELPGCDGSALPYAAALLDGQPISQSAKRNIIVINEENTVEEGDAIISTAPYFSGLRISYDLNYGLNSCILPQLADFSITPETFVTKIAAARTFVLEQEIEYLQRQGYGQKVTTADLLVYGENGPVGNSLRAHNECARHKLLDCLGDLALCGCDVQGHIRAFRSGHRHNHQLARRLKQMVPYQSQQTIKAA
- a CDS encoding formylglycine-generating enzyme family protein — encoded protein: MHHRNRFLSSGLSLGLALLIVSPLQAEDKTPAADKVKFDAYTVELPYTEVAFEMLPIPGGTFEMGSPEDEADRQEDEGPQHPVTVEPFWMGKCEVTWDEYDTFRYKLDVQRRELAGLDANEKDTKADAMTRPTKEYRDMTFGMGHDGYPAICMTQLAAKAYCEWLTEITGDYYRLPTEAEWEYACRAGTTTAYSFGDDPEMLDEYAWYYDNVDEVYQKVGQKKPNPWGLHDMHGNVAEWTQDQYISDFYSTFPTDKPTLNPVAVVKTLYPRVVRGGSWYDDPDFLRSASRQKSDPLWKVRDPQLPKSMWYHTDALHVGFRVIRPVRRPLADEIKRNIFLSDPPPELMK
- a CDS encoding RNA polymerase sigma factor, giving the protein MLDDDQKSLFMAWLQEHSSAVMKVARAYTLTSEECQDLAQEILLQAWQSLAKFERKSAPATWFYRVALQTAMNWQRKDKPRRSLQKPLLEVQIISDSNFGIQQVQQQEVVDQLYKAISQLPKGDAALVLLYLDEMSYREMSEVLGISESNVGVKLNRAKKALNDLMKGTNDEH
- a CDS encoding OmpH family outer membrane protein; translation: MKRLTLLTLCLGFIVSLTANVSTTQAQQPGADQPKRNVGLIDMATLFKDYRKFSDMRDQLRNDIKASDEKAKSMSEQLQALQKTLKDGTYTEGTPEYQKLESQLISQSTQFEAFRKTQQRDFLRRESKIYKDVYMEVVAAVGQYASYYNYDVIIRFSRDGVDETDNAQELIQNMNRQVIWHNSKIDITDAVLKYLNQKYGPATAEAPGNPVK
- a CDS encoding IS630 family transposase (programmed frameshift): MNKKYVVRLDSAERDLLEAIVLKGKAAAYKIKHAHILLKVDAEGPGWSDEKTAEAFGCHLNTVKNVRQRLVEGGLETALERKKQERPSRQPIFDGEKEARLIATSCSQAPEGRAAWTLELLADRMVELEIVESVSPTTVGRTLKKTKLQPHRRKCWVIPAKENGEFVARMEDVLDIYQWEYDEEYPVVCMDEQPMQLIKETRQPLPCEPGKPARYDYEYERNGTANHFLFTEPKAGWRKVSVRPTKTRRDWATEIKALLDEEYPNAEMVILVCDNLNTHTVGALYETFEPAEAKRLADRIDIRYTPKHGSWLNVAEIELSVLTKQCLTRRIRDIETLSREVTAWMNHRNESQSGVDWHFTTSEARIKLKRLYPQYQMN